A genomic region of Xanthomonas fragariae contains the following coding sequences:
- a CDS encoding sulfurtransferase, translated as MITNTAAYQFVTILDPQQLADSVLAHAEQQALKGSVLVAEEGINLFLAGEAEQIDAFYAWLQADPRFAQMRIKFSLSVQRPFARLKVKVKPEIISFRRDDASPLQGRALAVTPAVLREWMRNGQDDRGRPLVLLDTRNAQEVAHGTFLGALTLPIDKFTELPGALEPHRAALADATVVSFCTGGIRCEKAALWMQADGMDNVLQLEGGILGYFEEVGGEGYDGRCFVFDQRVALDPDLRPLMGAERAVETGKI; from the coding sequence ATGATTACCAATACCGCCGCCTATCAATTCGTCACCATCCTGGACCCGCAGCAACTTGCCGACAGCGTGCTGGCTCACGCTGAGCAGCAAGCGCTCAAGGGCTCGGTGCTGGTGGCCGAGGAGGGCATCAATCTGTTTCTGGCTGGTGAGGCCGAGCAGATCGACGCGTTTTACGCCTGGTTGCAGGCCGATCCGCGCTTCGCGCAGATGCGCATCAAGTTCAGCCTCAGCGTGCAGCGGCCGTTCGCACGGCTCAAGGTCAAGGTCAAGCCGGAGATCATCAGTTTCCGTCGCGACGATGCATCGCCCTTGCAAGGCCGTGCGCTGGCGGTGACGCCCGCCGTGCTACGCGAGTGGATGCGCAACGGGCAAGACGACCGTGGTCGCCCGCTGGTATTGCTGGACACCCGCAATGCACAGGAAGTGGCCCACGGCACCTTCCTGGGCGCATTGACGCTGCCGATCGACAAGTTCACCGAATTGCCAGGCGCGCTCGAACCGCATCGCGCCGCGTTGGCCGATGCCACGGTGGTGAGCTTCTGCACTGGTGGTATCCGTTGCGAGAAGGCTGCACTGTGGATGCAAGCCGATGGCATGGACAACGTGCTGCAACTCGAAGGCGGGATTCTTGGCTACTTCGAAGAAGTCGGTGGCGAAGGCTACGATGGCCGGTGCTTCGTCTTCGACCAACGCGTCGCGCTGGATCCCGACCTGCGCCCTTTGATGGGCGCCGAGCGTGCCGTCGAGACAGGAAAAATCTGA
- a CDS encoding Rne/Rng family ribonuclease, which translates to MLINATQAEELRVAIVDGQTLYDIDIEQPSKEQKKSNIYKGRITRLEPSLEAAFVDYGAERHGFLPLKEISRDYFQAGVDHTKSTIRELLREGQEIVVQVDKEERGSKGAALTTFISLAGRYMVLMPNSPSAGGVSRRIEGEDRAALKEALDKLDIPDDMGVIIRTAGVGRDAEELQWDLDYLLQTWKAIAEAALSKPAAFLIYQESRLIIRALRDYLRADVGEILVDTPELYADAQEFIKQVMPQSLRKLKHYTDDIPLFNRFQIESQIEGAYERNVRLPSGGSIVVDQTEALTAVDVNSSRATKGSDIEETAFQTNLEAAEEVARQLRLRDLGGLVVIDFIDMASTKHQREVENKLQNALKYDRARVQLGRISRFGLMEMSRQRLRPSLGESSQIVCPRCEGHGRMRSVESLSLSIIRVAEEHAMKENTGQVLVQAPVEIANYLLNEKRSALREIENRHASPIIIVADEQLHTPHYEVTRLRENELGEDSGKPSYQRGTPRKLPVHALTNAQLNIPVAPAVTSIKPSQPAPVREEAPASVAAAPAPAAVVALPLPAPVTGVVSWLKRIFGGVEPVAPAPEPPQRPRQNDAGRGNRNERGGQRRDGRDARNGGNSGNSGNQQRGNGGNGGNGNGANKERRDERRQPSNSQSAQNGAQVQQQAQVAKPPRNEAQAPKQQQQQQTQKQKQASRSLRAPAQHDGASSEKQQRPARQDEGTTAAQTLTSTAATATQSSVVGAIAETVAPVTTQVPAEATQAHPADVIVSESPADRSIDATADGQTTDAPGDDSTNGEGGSRRRRGRRGGRRRRRGAGTNGEGGTGVDGLETDDLDGDAEGDLDGDNEHDGDAATQTQKPAAPRAGQPEFDFDDEAPAPCAKPEPSASSAVKPRPVPKERLETQTDADTYSTTAPVSNATPSFEQQAAAPGAAAADRARSDATVLAAASAASTPVTSPVSDTTPAPVAAPAPIAHQAPVATSTPAAVLSPAPSTPVTARDAAATLAPAAVPTAPIPATKPVEHTGTGTAATAAEPAEVSQERAVHATASTSAAQAEPVKADTAPIAVDVQRPVATPSNVPAAQATVVTVNASHAEPTSAASPAADIAVTSTTTEPQRTQAADTAPIAPVKPYAPVQTKLLDVLATETAAAPPSAPAETLAPFKASEQSATVASVTPASVQEQAADKPTSTVVVSEVVKPADPASPAVDTKKQEEDVNKPRHDH; encoded by the coding sequence ATGCTGATCAACGCAACGCAGGCCGAAGAGCTGCGCGTGGCGATTGTGGACGGCCAGACCCTGTACGACATCGACATCGAACAGCCGTCCAAGGAACAAAAGAAGTCCAACATCTATAAGGGCCGTATCACCCGGCTCGAGCCCTCTCTCGAGGCGGCGTTCGTGGACTATGGCGCTGAGCGTCATGGCTTCCTGCCGTTGAAGGAGATCTCCCGCGATTATTTCCAGGCTGGCGTCGACCACACCAAGTCGACCATCCGCGAGCTGTTGCGCGAAGGCCAGGAAATCGTGGTGCAGGTCGATAAGGAAGAACGGGGCAGCAAGGGCGCTGCCCTGACCACGTTCATCTCGCTGGCCGGCCGCTACATGGTCCTGATGCCCAATTCACCGAGCGCCGGTGGCGTTTCGCGCCGGATTGAAGGCGAAGACCGCGCGGCGCTGAAGGAAGCGCTCGACAAGCTCGACATTCCGGACGACATGGGCGTGATCATTCGCACTGCCGGTGTCGGTCGTGACGCCGAAGAACTGCAGTGGGATCTGGATTATCTGCTGCAGACCTGGAAGGCGATTGCCGAGGCTGCGCTGAGCAAGCCGGCCGCATTCCTGATTTACCAGGAATCGCGCCTGATCATCCGCGCCCTGCGCGACTACTTGCGCGCCGACGTCGGCGAGATCCTGGTCGATACGCCAGAGCTGTATGCCGACGCCCAAGAGTTCATAAAGCAAGTGATGCCGCAGAGCTTGCGCAAGCTCAAGCATTACACCGATGACATTCCGCTGTTCAATCGCTTTCAAATCGAGTCACAGATCGAAGGCGCCTACGAACGCAATGTCCGCCTGCCTTCGGGTGGCTCGATCGTGGTCGACCAGACCGAGGCGCTGACCGCCGTCGACGTGAACTCATCGCGAGCCACTAAGGGCAGCGATATCGAAGAAACCGCCTTCCAGACCAACTTGGAAGCAGCCGAAGAAGTCGCGCGTCAGCTGCGCTTGCGCGATCTTGGCGGCTTGGTGGTGATCGACTTCATCGACATGGCGTCGACCAAGCACCAGCGCGAAGTCGAAAACAAACTGCAGAACGCGCTCAAGTACGATCGCGCACGCGTGCAGCTGGGCCGTATTTCGCGCTTCGGCCTGATGGAAATGAGTCGCCAGCGCCTGCGCCCAAGTCTGGGTGAATCCAGCCAGATCGTGTGCCCGCGTTGCGAAGGCCATGGCCGCATGCGCAGCGTCGAATCGCTGTCGCTGTCGATCATCCGCGTGGCCGAAGAGCACGCCATGAAGGAAAATACCGGGCAAGTACTGGTCCAGGCACCGGTGGAGATCGCCAACTACCTACTCAACGAAAAGCGCAGCGCGCTGCGTGAGATCGAAAATCGGCATGCCTCGCCGATTATCATCGTCGCCGACGAGCAACTGCACACCCCGCACTACGAAGTCACGCGCTTGCGTGAAAACGAGCTGGGCGAGGACAGCGGCAAGCCGAGCTACCAGCGCGGCACCCCGCGCAAGTTGCCGGTGCACGCGCTGACCAACGCGCAGTTGAATATTCCGGTTGCCCCGGCGGTGACTTCGATCAAGCCGAGCCAGCCGGCTCCGGTGCGTGAGGAGGCCCCTGCCTCGGTCGCTGCAGCACCTGCGCCGGCTGCGGTCGTCGCATTGCCACTGCCTGCGCCGGTGACCGGCGTGGTCAGTTGGTTGAAGCGCATCTTCGGTGGTGTCGAGCCGGTCGCTCCCGCGCCTGAACCGCCCCAGCGCCCGCGCCAGAACGATGCCGGCCGTGGCAACCGTAACGAGCGAGGCGGTCAGCGCCGCGATGGTCGCGATGCACGGAATGGCGGCAATAGCGGCAATAGCGGCAATCAGCAGCGTGGCAATGGCGGTAACGGCGGCAATGGCAACGGTGCCAACAAGGAGCGTCGTGACGAGCGTCGCCAGCCGAGCAACAGCCAGAGTGCGCAAAATGGCGCCCAGGTACAGCAGCAGGCGCAGGTCGCCAAGCCACCGCGCAATGAGGCGCAGGCACCAAAGCAGCAGCAACAGCAGCAAACTCAGAAGCAGAAGCAGGCGTCGCGTTCGCTGCGTGCACCTGCACAGCACGATGGCGCGTCGTCCGAGAAGCAGCAGCGTCCTGCGCGCCAGGACGAAGGCACTACAGCGGCACAGACGCTGACCTCGACTGCTGCAACGGCAACACAATCTAGCGTGGTTGGGGCAATAGCCGAGACTGTGGCTCCGGTGACGACGCAAGTTCCAGCGGAAGCGACCCAGGCGCATCCGGCTGATGTGATCGTGAGCGAATCGCCTGCCGACCGCAGCATCGACGCGACTGCGGATGGTCAGACCACGGATGCCCCGGGCGATGATTCGACCAATGGCGAAGGTGGAAGCCGTCGTCGTCGCGGTCGTCGCGGCGGACGTCGTCGTCGTCGCGGTGCTGGCACAAATGGTGAAGGCGGTACCGGCGTCGATGGTCTGGAAACGGACGATCTGGACGGCGATGCCGAAGGCGATCTCGACGGCGACAACGAGCACGACGGTGACGCCGCCACGCAGACACAGAAGCCTGCCGCACCGCGGGCCGGCCAGCCGGAGTTCGACTTCGACGACGAGGCGCCTGCCCCGTGTGCCAAGCCCGAGCCCAGCGCTTCGTCAGCGGTGAAGCCGCGTCCGGTTCCGAAGGAACGTTTGGAGACGCAAACCGATGCCGATACGTACTCGACCACCGCACCGGTCTCCAACGCCACGCCGTCTTTCGAACAGCAGGCCGCGGCTCCCGGTGCCGCAGCAGCTGATAGGGCACGTAGCGATGCGACAGTACTAGCTGCAGCATCTGCTGCATCGACGCCTGTTACTTCCCCCGTGTCGGATACAACTCCGGCTCCGGTTGCAGCTCCGGCTCCGATCGCTCATCAGGCGCCGGTTGCCACTTCGACTCCGGCGGCCGTGTTGAGTCCAGCACCTTCGACTCCAGTGACAGCACGTGATGCGGCAGCGACGTTGGCTCCTGCAGCCGTGCCTACAGCTCCCATTCCTGCCACCAAGCCGGTCGAGCATACTGGCACTGGTACAGCTGCAACCGCGGCGGAACCGGCTGAAGTCAGTCAAGAACGCGCTGTACATGCCACTGCTTCGACCTCTGCAGCGCAAGCCGAGCCGGTAAAAGCCGACACGGCGCCGATTGCCGTTGACGTGCAGAGGCCTGTAGCAACGCCGTCGAATGTCCCGGCTGCGCAGGCCACCGTGGTGACCGTCAATGCTTCGCATGCAGAGCCCACCAGCGCTGCGAGCCCCGCCGCGGATATCGCAGTGACGTCCACAACAACCGAGCCGCAGCGGACCCAGGCTGCGGATACCGCACCGATTGCTCCGGTGAAGCCATACGCCCCTGTGCAAACGAAGTTGCTCGATGTGCTGGCTACCGAAACCGCAGCAGCCCCGCCCTCGGCACCTGCCGAGACACTGGCGCCTTTCAAGGCTTCCGAGCAGTCAGCAACGGTGGCATCTGTCACGCCCGCAAGCGTCCAGGAACAGGCAGCCGACAAGCCGACGTCCACAGTCGTCGTCTCCGAAGTAGTCAAACCGGCGGACCCGGCAAGTCCTGCGGTCGACACTAAAAAGCAAGAAGAAGACGTCAATAAGCCGCGTCACGATCACTGA
- a CDS encoding 4a-hydroxytetrahydrobiopterin dehydratase: MTDLIPLEQAHCLPRKGSDHKLGEARLAELLPQVPGWELAEAGTAITRTFRFVDYYRTLAFVNALAWIAHREDHHPDLGVHYDRVVVRYSTHDVGGLSENDFICAAKTAQLYDQGATA, translated from the coding sequence ATGACCGATCTGATTCCCCTGGAACAGGCTCATTGCCTTCCGCGCAAAGGCAGCGACCACAAGCTTGGCGAAGCGCGCCTGGCCGAACTGCTGCCGCAGGTACCCGGCTGGGAACTGGCCGAGGCCGGTACGGCGATTACGCGCACGTTCCGCTTTGTCGACTATTACCGCACCCTCGCCTTCGTCAATGCACTGGCCTGGATCGCCCACCGCGAGGACCATCATCCAGACCTGGGCGTGCACTACGACCGCGTGGTGGTGCGCTATTCCACCCACGACGTCGGCGGGCTGAGCGAAAACGACTTCATCTGCGCAGCCAAGACCGCACAACTCTACGATCAGGGAGCCACTGCATGA
- a CDS encoding response regulator, translated as MTIRVFLIDDHALVRTGMKMILSKEVDIDVVGEAESGEAALPQIRQIKPGIVLCDLHLPGVSGLEITERIVKGDYGTRVIIVSVLEDGPLPKRLLEAGASGYVGKGGNAHEMLRAVREVALGRRYLGNTIAQNMALSSLEGGGSPFDALSPRELEVALLLTQGLRQEDIAKRLNLSAKTINTHKARLFEKVGIQDNIALARLANQYGLTDPARTL; from the coding sequence ATGACCATCAGAGTTTTTCTGATTGACGATCATGCACTCGTGCGTACAGGCATGAAGATGATCCTGTCCAAGGAAGTAGACATCGATGTGGTAGGGGAAGCAGAGAGCGGCGAAGCGGCATTACCGCAGATTCGTCAGATCAAGCCCGGGATCGTGCTATGCGATCTGCATCTGCCCGGTGTTAGCGGCCTGGAAATCACAGAGCGCATCGTCAAGGGCGATTACGGAACGCGCGTCATCATCGTGTCGGTGCTAGAAGATGGCCCATTGCCGAAGCGTCTGCTAGAAGCTGGCGCATCTGGCTATGTAGGCAAGGGCGGCAATGCGCACGAGATGTTGCGTGCGGTGCGCGAGGTCGCACTGGGTCGCCGCTATCTGGGCAATACGATCGCACAGAACATGGCACTTTCCAGTCTTGAAGGCGGCGGTTCGCCATTCGATGCGTTGTCCCCGCGCGAGCTGGAAGTCGCCTTGCTGCTGACCCAGGGTCTACGACAGGAAGACATCGCCAAGCGCTTGAATCTCAGCGCTAAGACAATCAACACGCACAAGGCGCGTCTGTTCGAGAAGGTCGGCATCCAGGACAACATCGCGTTGGCGCGCCTGGCCAATCAGTATGGGCTTACAGATCCTGCTCGAACGCTGTAA
- a CDS encoding IS5 family transposase (programmed frameshift), giving the protein MRQKTYPSDMSRERFEHILPILEQARKRTKPRRVDMYEVWCAVLYVLRTGCQWRALPSDFPKWRTVHAYFAKWSECDDEGVSLLERALKKSQVGVARQKQERNIFSRFLIVDAQSVKNTDTAGQKGYDAGKKVSGIKRHIAVDTQGLPHAIAVTTAEVTDRKGALRALERCQSNLTHVQSLLCDSGYTGVPFAEGVREILGEQLTVQIAKRSELHTFKVMPKRWIVERSFAWLEKNRRLWKNCERKLNTSLQFIHLAFLALLLKRS; this is encoded by the exons ATGCGCCAAAAAACCTATCCGAGCGACATGAGCCGGGAGCGTTTCGAACACATCCTCCCGATCCTGGAACAAGCGCGCAAGCGCACCAAGCCACGCCGAGTGGATATGTATGAGGTGTGGTGCGCAGTGTTGTACGTGCTGCGAACCGGTTGCCAATGGCGAGCGCTACCCAGCGACTTTCCGAAGTGGCGGACCGTGCACGCGTACTTTGCCAAGTGGAGCGAGTGCGACGATGAAGGAGTGAGCCTGCTGGAGCGGGCGCTCAAAAAATC TCAGGTTGGCGTGGCCCGCCAGAAACAGGAGCGCAACATCTTCAGCAGGTTCTTGATCGTGGACGCGCAGAGCGTCAAGAACACGGACACAGCCGGGCAAAAGGGATATGACGCGGGCAAAAAGGTGTCGGGCATCAAGCGGCATATCGCTGTTGATACCCAGGGGTTGCCCCATGCCATCGCGGTGACGACGGCGGAGGTGACCGACCGCAAAGGTGCGCTGCGGGCGCTGGAGCGCTGTCAGTCAAACTTGACGCATGTACAAAGCCTGCTGTGCGACAGTGGTTACACCGGAGTACCGTTTGCCGAAGGCGTGCGAGAGATTCTAGGCGAGCAGCTCACGGTGCAGATTGCCAAGCGCAGCGAACTGCACACCTTCAAGGTCATGCCCAAGCGCTGGATCGTCGAGCGCAGTTTTGCCTGGCTGGAGAAAAACCGAAGGCTGTGGAAGAACTGCGAGCGCAAACTCAACACCAGCTTGCAGTTCATCCATCTGGCCTTCTTGGCGCTTCTACTCAAAAGATCGTGA
- a CDS encoding nucleotide sugar dehydrogenase, translating into MSGNTLFEPLQARIAVIGLGYVGLPLAVAFGQQRDTLGFDIDAKRVGQLRDGHDTTLELDDAELAAATHLHYTANSADLAACSIFIVTVPTPIDSFEQPDLEPLRSATTLIAAALKPGDLVIYESTVYPGTTEEVCVPLLEAASGLRFNVDFFCGYSPERVNPGDRQRRLRDIRKITSGSTAEAADAVDTLYTGIITAGTWRASSMRVAEAAKVVENIQRDVNIALVNELALIFDKLGIDTLDVLEAAGTKWNFLPFRPGLVGGHCIGVDPYYLMHKSESVGYHPDLIYTARQVNNRVGQHVAERVCGMLAMRGVVLAQARVLVLGATFKENCPDLRNSRALELVQLLQAVGVRVDTCDPWADPGEALQHASVQLCEAPDEGAYDAVVLAVAHAQYRGYDAERIAALGKPGAVVYDVKSVWPRAAVNDRL; encoded by the coding sequence ATGTCCGGCAATACGCTCTTCGAACCGCTCCAGGCGCGCATCGCTGTCATCGGGCTGGGCTATGTCGGCCTGCCGCTGGCAGTTGCATTCGGTCAGCAGCGCGACACCTTGGGCTTCGACATCGATGCGAAGCGGGTAGGGCAATTACGCGATGGCCACGATACGACGCTGGAACTGGACGACGCCGAATTGGCCGCTGCGACGCACTTGCACTACACGGCCAATTCTGCGGACCTGGCCGCGTGCAGTATCTTCATCGTCACCGTACCGACGCCGATCGACAGCTTCGAGCAACCGGACCTGGAACCGCTGCGCAGCGCCACTACCTTGATCGCCGCCGCGCTCAAACCAGGCGACCTGGTGATTTACGAATCCACCGTGTATCCGGGCACCACAGAAGAAGTCTGCGTTCCCTTGCTTGAAGCAGCATCCGGACTACGTTTCAACGTAGATTTCTTCTGCGGCTACAGCCCTGAGCGGGTCAACCCGGGTGACCGTCAGCGGCGTCTGCGCGATATCCGCAAGATCACTTCCGGCTCGACGGCAGAGGCGGCCGACGCGGTCGATACGCTCTACACCGGTATCATCACGGCCGGCACCTGGCGCGCTTCATCGATGCGCGTGGCCGAAGCGGCGAAGGTCGTGGAAAACATCCAGCGCGACGTCAATATCGCTCTGGTCAACGAGCTTGCGCTGATCTTCGACAAGCTGGGCATCGACACGCTCGATGTACTGGAAGCGGCCGGAACGAAGTGGAATTTCCTGCCATTCCGACCCGGCTTGGTCGGTGGTCATTGCATCGGGGTGGACCCGTATTACCTGATGCACAAGTCCGAAAGCGTGGGCTATCACCCGGACCTGATCTACACCGCGCGTCAGGTCAACAATCGCGTCGGCCAGCATGTCGCCGAGCGGGTATGCGGCATGCTGGCCATGCGTGGTGTGGTGCTCGCGCAGGCCAGGGTGCTGGTGCTTGGCGCTACTTTCAAGGAGAACTGCCCGGACCTGCGCAATAGCCGTGCGCTGGAGCTGGTGCAGCTGCTGCAGGCCGTGGGTGTGCGGGTCGACACCTGCGACCCATGGGCCGACCCTGGCGAAGCGCTGCAACATGCCAGCGTGCAGTTGTGCGAGGCGCCAGACGAAGGTGCATATGATGCCGTCGTGCTGGCGGTGGCGCACGCGCAATATCGCGGCTACGACGCGGAGCGCATCGCCGCACTCGGCAAGCCTGGCGCTGTGGTTTACGACGTCAAATCGGTGTGGCCGCGTGCAGCGGTCAATGATCGCTTGTAA
- a CDS encoding RluA family pseudouridine synthase: MTDPQSPKPPADRVGVRILKVPEDRTGQRLDNFLLGQLKGAPRSLIYKLVRSGQVRVNGGRAKAERKLEGGEEVRIPPVNVNQESDKAAPPSSFLARLEAAIVFEDARLLALNKPSGVASHGGSGISFGAIETLRALRPNQSLELVHRLDRDTSGLLIVAKKRSALTEMQALMREDDRVEGRGITKRYLTLLVGRLPDGVMTVDAPLHIGLRQGGERHVQVNAIGKPSLTNFTLLERRGGHSYCEVRIETGRTHQIRVHAQHLGHPVAGDDKYGQAEVNKRLRDQLGLKRLFLHAASLEFTLDAGKTPYVLSAPLAPELAEVFEQLAR; the protein is encoded by the coding sequence ATGACCGACCCACAGTCCCCCAAGCCGCCCGCCGACCGTGTGGGCGTGCGCATTCTCAAAGTTCCGGAAGACCGTACTGGGCAGCGGCTGGACAATTTCCTGCTTGGTCAGCTTAAGGGCGCACCGCGCAGCCTGATCTACAAGCTGGTCCGCAGTGGTCAGGTGCGGGTGAACGGCGGGCGGGCAAAGGCCGAGCGCAAGCTCGAGGGTGGCGAAGAAGTGCGTATCCCGCCGGTGAATGTCAACCAAGAGAGCGACAAGGCGGCGCCACCGTCGTCGTTCCTGGCGCGGCTGGAAGCGGCGATCGTGTTCGAGGACGCGCGCCTGCTAGCGCTCAACAAACCGTCCGGGGTCGCTAGCCATGGCGGTAGCGGGATCAGCTTCGGCGCCATCGAAACCTTGCGAGCGCTGCGACCGAACCAGAGCCTGGAGCTGGTACACCGGCTCGACCGCGATACCTCCGGTCTATTGATCGTGGCCAAAAAGCGCTCGGCGCTGACCGAGATGCAGGCGCTGATGCGCGAAGACGACCGTGTCGAAGGCCGCGGCATCACCAAGCGCTACCTGACCTTGTTGGTCGGCCGTTTGCCGGACGGGGTGATGACCGTTGATGCGCCGCTGCATATCGGGCTGCGTCAGGGCGGCGAGCGGCATGTACAGGTGAATGCGATCGGCAAGCCGTCGTTGACCAACTTCACGTTGCTGGAACGTCGCGGCGGGCATTCGTATTGCGAAGTCCGCATCGAAACCGGCCGCACGCACCAGATCCGCGTGCATGCCCAGCATCTGGGTCATCCGGTGGCGGGCGACGACAAATACGGCCAGGCAGAAGTGAACAAGCGCCTGCGCGATCAGCTCGGTTTGAAGCGGCTGTTTCTGCACGCGGCATCGCTGGAGTTCACGCTGGATGCCGGCAAAACGCCGTACGTGTTGAGTGCACCGCTAGCGCCGGAGCTGGCAGAGGTATTTGAGCAACTGGCGCGCTGA
- a CDS encoding DUF6164 family protein: MAKLLLNLRNVPDDEADEVRALMREHLVQIYETRPSNWGISAGGIWLSEDVDYPRAKAVMDAYQAQRGAIARAQRQGALAAGTAETFSALLRKRPMFVIATLICMLVVASLVLLPFLLLRG, encoded by the coding sequence ATGGCCAAGCTACTGCTCAATCTGCGCAATGTTCCCGATGACGAAGCCGACGAGGTGCGGGCGTTGATGCGCGAGCACCTCGTGCAGATCTACGAAACACGACCAAGCAACTGGGGCATTTCTGCTGGAGGTATCTGGCTTAGCGAGGATGTCGACTACCCGCGCGCCAAGGCCGTAATGGATGCCTATCAGGCCCAGCGCGGCGCCATCGCACGCGCGCAGCGTCAGGGCGCGCTCGCTGCGGGCACTGCGGAAACCTTCAGCGCGCTGCTGCGCAAGCGACCGATGTTTGTGATCGCCACGCTGATCTGCATGTTGGTTGTCGCGTCGTTGGTATTGCTGCCGTTTTTGCTGCTGCGCGGCTGA
- a CDS encoding energy transducer TonB: MTIYRATLAGLFIAAGTSGCSKSQQQVSAPAVAPTELAALKTPPPEYSPQLACADIGGTTVLRVVIGVEGAPTDVSVLQSSGQPVLDEAAQKRVREWKFKAATRNGQAVPQTIQVPVAFKPPVPRPDDCFAIEERARRGG; the protein is encoded by the coding sequence ATGACCATCTATCGCGCCACCCTCGCCGGCTTGTTTATCGCCGCCGGCACCAGCGGGTGTAGCAAGTCGCAGCAGCAGGTGTCCGCGCCTGCTGTCGCGCCGACCGAGCTTGCTGCATTGAAGACGCCGCCGCCGGAATATTCGCCGCAACTTGCTTGCGCCGACATTGGCGGGACCACCGTGCTGCGTGTCGTGATCGGCGTCGAGGGCGCGCCCACCGATGTGTCGGTGTTGCAGAGCAGCGGCCAACCGGTGTTGGACGAAGCGGCGCAGAAGCGCGTGCGCGAATGGAAGTTCAAGGCCGCCACGCGCAACGGCCAGGCTGTGCCGCAGACTATCCAGGTTCCGGTCGCGTTCAAGCCGCCGGTGCCACGTCCGGACGACTGCTTCGCCATCGAAGAACGCGCGCGTCGCGGCGGCTAA
- a CDS encoding FKBP-type peptidyl-prolyl cis-trans isomerase, producing the protein MRLLLTLYAALLLASCAPALPPSGGTIASFQRIDRTVGTGAEATTGSMVTVHYSGWLYDEKAANKHGKKFDSSLDRAEPFQFVLGGHQVIRGWDDGVAGMRVGGKRTLMIPPDYGYGDNGAGGVIPPGASLVFDVELLGVQPR; encoded by the coding sequence ATGCGCCTTCTATTGACGCTCTATGCCGCCTTGTTGCTCGCAAGTTGCGCGCCTGCCCTGCCGCCGTCTGGTGGCACCATCGCCAGCTTCCAGCGGATCGACCGCACCGTCGGCACAGGCGCAGAAGCCACAACGGGCTCGATGGTCACCGTGCACTACAGCGGCTGGCTGTACGACGAAAAAGCAGCCAACAAGCACGGCAAGAAGTTCGATAGCTCATTGGATCGTGCCGAACCATTCCAGTTCGTGCTGGGCGGCCATCAGGTCATCCGCGGTTGGGACGATGGCGTCGCCGGCATGCGCGTGGGCGGCAAGCGCACCTTGATGATTCCACCGGACTACGGCTATGGCGACAACGGCGCAGGCGGCGTGATTCCGCCGGGCGCCTCGTTGGTGTTCGATGTGGAATTGCTCGGCGTGCAGCCGCGCTGA
- a CDS encoding NfuA family Fe-S biogenesis protein, translated as MIQISDKAQTYFRKLIEREGVPGMGVRLSAVDAGTPRADARLEFAEPAELSGDEWAIDCDGFTLYVVAASVPWMDGAEIDYVTQSTGNQQLTIKAPKIKGEAPTDSASMVERVRWVVENEINPQLASHGGRVAVQEVSAEGVVLLRFGGGCHGCGMADVTLKQGIEKTLMGRVPGVIAVRDATDHATGDAPYIPRDSAA; from the coding sequence ATGATCCAGATATCCGACAAAGCCCAAACCTATTTCCGCAAGCTCATCGAACGCGAGGGCGTGCCCGGTATGGGCGTGCGCCTGAGCGCGGTAGATGCAGGTACGCCACGTGCTGATGCCCGGCTCGAGTTCGCCGAACCGGCGGAGTTGAGCGGTGACGAATGGGCGATCGACTGCGACGGCTTTACCTTATACGTCGTCGCCGCCAGCGTGCCGTGGATGGATGGTGCCGAAATCGACTACGTCACCCAATCCACCGGCAACCAGCAGCTCACCATCAAGGCGCCCAAGATCAAGGGCGAAGCGCCGACAGATTCGGCATCGATGGTGGAGCGCGTGCGCTGGGTGGTGGAAAACGAGATCAATCCGCAGCTGGCCTCGCATGGCGGACGTGTGGCGGTTCAAGAGGTCTCGGCCGAGGGCGTGGTGCTGCTGCGTTTTGGCGGCGGTTGCCACGGCTGCGGCATGGCCGATGTCACCTTGAAGCAGGGCATCGAAAAGACCTTGATGGGCCGTGTGCCCGGCGTGATCGCGGTACGCGATGCGACCGATCACGCCACAGGTGACGCACCTTATATCCCGCGCGACAGCGCGGCCTGA